The Amphiura filiformis chromosome 8, Afil_fr2py, whole genome shotgun sequence genomic sequence TGTAACCCCCCGGGATGTAACCTGCATgtaaatatatcagatatttgtgtaATCTAAAATATGAGAATGATGCGTTTTAAACCTGACTCAACAGGCTACACAATTTTTAACGAAACATGGCACACAAGGCTAACAAAGAATCGAGGCTATATTGTTATTTGTAGAAGAATCCAATTTCAtgaatttcatgcattcctacacctcaatggcagctatagctgccccccccccataggtctatcccacctgaaatgtaaAATGATGTGGTCTATCttggcagtggcggatccagggcaGTCAGAAAGGGGCGATTTGagaaaaaactagataaaaatgtacaaaatggaGCGGCCATCGcgtcccccctcagaagtaagaaacttttgcaaaatgaagacctaattgaagctatttggtggaccattttggcactattagtgtgtaaaattttagtttgaaaaagccaaaaatttgtcaaatgagcggtccatgaagcctttcgtggagaagtttttccctattattgtaggcctataaattgtgttaaacatatatTGACAAATGCGCGAAAGCATGAGGGAAAATAACCACCTGTATATGGATTACGCAGGGGtgtcagaagttggaaaattttgcaaaatgaaggtccaattcaagccatttggtgcatcattttgcactATTTAAACAGACAAAAGGGCCCGAATTCAATTTACAAACCTTGAGATTCGCATTTactattaaagcatgcatggatcgatgaaGTCAGTATGGACTAggtcttagggaacaaaccaaaagatcgatgacgtcctatataAAACGAAattagtttcgtttaggggggaggtaTAATTACTccattacgtttgtaaaaaaacatcGGTCTAATGAAGAATATGTTAATATAATTTGTTAGcttttttgcatcaaaatgttgatttaaaaaaaataaaaaacaaacaaactttgcaAACCGTTTTAATATAAGAATAGTGCAATAATCAAAACTTTCACATGATTTGTATCAGTTGATTTACATTTTATGCGAACATTTTAAAAGTGTGTGATCATGTATGGTGTACCCGCGAGTATCGGGTGTCCGCAAACGTGCATGGATCCCACTAACttggacaaaaaaaaacccaaattaggGGTGGTAGTTTTGGGTCCCTTTTCGTTGTTTTATGGCATCGGAACAACAAACAGATGTCTTAATTTAGGGGAGATATTCAATAAGGGTGTCAAATAATGCAAACGTCAATATTGATGCCCCCATGGGAGTTTGAAGTTTATATTATTGTGCGTATCATTCATTTTACCAGGctacatttttaaacaaatgctCGCATGCTTTGACGAACTCAAAAATTACAGGTATGggtaaattaattgtcatataatCTGGTAACACCATCATTGCCTAAGTTTAAAAACCTGTTTGAGATGGTGGTTAAAAATTggtcaatttttgccaaaaatgaccaaaatcattaaaaacctgcattttaggcctatttatgaattccaagaggtcataggtcaaaaaccataggtcacagaaaaatgttgtgatttacttttttgatctaaacatccatcttaataagctgatacactttccaagatgcatatgtcatttttcaaaatatttcccaTGTAAAAAATACCATTTTTGGTCGAAACTAGGCTTAGTATCCTCGAGGTCacctaagcctaaggcttactaagccacctgtcgagaaacttgcccatgtgtctgaacctgtattgtatcagatgatgtttaaatgcacattttattcaactaacattgatagtataaacTTTAAACcgaataaataactttaaaacgcacaaattggaaatttggattaaagTAAGATTTTCtagcaataccggtttttgcagtccacaggacttgtccccagcctcaaagtgttgcttccgttgcactgtgtgtctaatcatgtgtgcaaagtgtgcaaatatttcaattaagttggtggtattaaaggttacatgagtaaatatgtagaaaatgcattatttcgaaaaatgcattttttgaaaattatcaaactttctggcaacactggctttacaggtcaaatagccccagagatttttaccaaatttggaaggggcaatgtctacccaagtaccaacaaagaggaaataattctgggtgctcaagcaaaattagtttttagacttcaaagatagggtaaaaattgcattttttcaaaagtgcgaaagtggcaatgttgcccagccctaaaattgcacatagggaaatattattgaaatattttttacatctggggaaagcacaaagataatactttatggtcgtaaggttgcttttttaatgtgacctcaaatttaaagtctAAAGCAATtcagaaaattacatattttcccttattttcaccccaaaataagcaaaaatcgccaaaatcataacatctgccgttgctatggcaacaagctccggaggaatttttgatgtgactttttgtaacctactaccaaagccctttcacctcatgcaataaaaattttttgaccgttagcaggcacatgtggtttttacaaaGAATTgcaattaagtgttgacaaaatatttggtaaaaaatgtttgtgaaaatagtttacaataacatttttgaaaacattttaaaaatattgttgtagtgtgttttcatacaaaacgttttaaaatgttttcatgacctttatataacccgacattttaatgttattaaaatgtttttacctaaaccaacagccaaaatataacttatttaaaacgttttaaaaacgtttttgtgtttgctgggtaggccccAGCTATAGCAATGTCAATGTCCAtgtctcattactgtaccacgtgagctgtagaagaagcatttttggtaaatatcacatttttagccaaaattactcatgcgcgacatttgaccccaaatgggtcatgtcaaatgtaaagtaTGGGGAAATGAACACTGTGAAAAATGATCGTAAACGGATGCCCGTATTTCAAATTTCCCGTAATTTTACGGGAACCAGCCGTAAGCAAAAAAGCTTTTTTGTGATTAGAGCTAGCTACCTACCTCCACACGCACCCACACATCTACATGTAATACTACAACAAACCCATGTGTATCACTAACTCCCACTTCATCCTGCTTAAACACactgaaagtaaaatttaaattccgtaatTACTGGTCCCCGTAAAAGTACGGGGAAACCACTGGCAGCAAATTATCccgtaaaaacaacaaattacaggATAACCGGAAAATTTGCTGCCAGTGGTTTCCCCATACTTTTACGGGGACCAGTAAAATTACGGAatttttaaaattggtccaatcaagctcaaattcaacaggaatgatccttacgacattcttaaaatgttaaaaatattaattacccccaaaggtcaaaatttagggggtctaaggtcaaattttaaattggtccaatcgagctaaATCCGACACGGGTTTGAGAATGTGTTAATTAAGACAGCAATATGATCTTTAGAATCTAATTTCTGAGACATGCTTATTTGTTTTATCTCTGGTATTTTCCTTGCAGctaacaataattttgttttcaatgctaGATAAGATACTAGGTAATCACCTAAAATAAGCCACTTTGGGTATAAATTGTCTTCTTTTTGTCTTAGTTTGCGAGCAGGTTCTTACAAAGTAAATATTGAGCACATTTTAATTgttgctttttttaaattattcatCGCACAGATACATCAAAATGGGTGCTTCAATTGGTAAACTGGAAGCGGGCAATATTGACCTCCATGAAATTATTGGAGAAGGTAGATTTGGGTCTGTCAGACGTGTCTCATTTAAGAAGCCCTACAAAGGATACAAGGGAGCTGCAGGCAAAACAGTAGTCTATGGGTTGGGAAAGAAAGAGGTGGAAACCATGAGACAACTCAAACATCCGAATATCGTTGACTTCCTAGGAATTTGTGAAACTGTAGGTTGCAATCTTATTCTAATGGAATATGCACCAAATGGTTCACTGCATGATTACCTACACGATCCGTCAAAGCCTTTATCACATGAGTTACAGAGAAAGTGGGCATACGAATCGGCACTTGCAATCGAATATCTCCATGTACAGAACTTCCTGCACAAGGACATTAAGCCTCAAAACTGCCTTCTCTTTCAAGACAACCTGTTGAAGCTGAGTGATTTTGGTCTGTCACGTGAGATAGAAGAGTCTCAGACAACATCTAGCCAGAAGGGATTAACCTTTCGCTACATGGCACCAGAAATTCATGTGGGGAATAAACATGGAAGAGCTATCTTTTCCGAAGCAGCTGATGTATGGGCATATGGTATGGTGCTACTAGAAATCTGCACAAGGAAACCACCGTTTGAGCACTTGGAATGGCACAGGGTGGCCTTTGAAGTGGGCAGTGGAAACACTGAGCCATCGATACCTGAAGGCTGCCACAAAGAGCTGTCATACATCATGCAGCAATGCTGGAATAGTGACCCTAAAGAGCGACCTACAATGTCGTTTATTGTAATGGGCATGGAGCTATTTTAAcatggagaagcaatagattacgtaacgaattgttcctttgtgccgatttgatttgccgacaagctattcatcaagAGGTACATTTTGTTCAtgacaaaagggttccgccattaaatcggttacTGACCTGACACTGACAGTGTTTTAACGCTTTACCAGACAGGCTACTGCCagtaagtgatgaaacgaaagtcacgtgaaagcgcctatttgagcgagaggtaccttttgtagtAGCCGAAAGCACAAAGGCACACGTTAGCCGGCGATGTACAGTTATATACCGCCCACCTTATTTCAGGCGCACCATTTAAACAAAttgaatagagttgctgatcgattacccatAACAacgttataggcctattcaataaagtcaaatggAATTTGtttatatcacgaatatccattttaaaagccagagggagtgagtgagtgaaggAGGGAGGGgtgaaaaaagaagaaaggcGATCGAGAGGGGAGGGAAGGGATCAAGACAAAAAGAATCCTTTTATATCATAGAACGAAGATGGTATTTAAATATCAAAAGCATCTCCCTGGTGGTAGGACTAACCACAATTTAAACCAAGTCTAATGTAAGACCTATATCTAACTTGCGGTGTGCAATATGGACAGACAACGTACAAATAAATAcattattacatttataaaattaaACGTAAGTTACCCATAAAAAGTCCATgggcattattgaaattgatgtaaaGGTAAAGGTTACAAGATTTAATTgtcatattttccagaatgaaGCTTAGAACGACTGCCTTTGATTTATGaaaaataaggaatagtttggggatactttatttttgccgattttcaattccaagtactgccgatttatcggttttgaccctgGTACGCTTCTTATCCCGTGAACGGAAATATTCATTGGTGATATCCCTTTGTAACGGAAATGTTTGGACTAGAAAACAAGCTCAATGACCTATCCACGTATTGTTTAACACGTAGGCCAAACTAAATAATATTCTTTAAATAATtgtgatcataataataattgtgtttAGGATGTGTCAAGTGTTCATGTGAAAAAATGCTTTTTAAGAAAAAAACAGAGCACCCGCTATTCTGAAGTCTCTCTGAACCCCCTTTAACTGACCTCcatttagaccaggtctaatgtAAGACCTATATCTAACTTGCGGTGGGCAATATGGACAGTCAACGAACAAATAAATACATTATtacatttataatataaaactCTTAAAACCATTCAAACTGGACTCGCGTTTTTTTAGAGGCTATGGTATATCGCACCTTTTATCCTCAGGTGCATGCATCTTTAGGCCGTCTGTTGATCTGGCGATAATGGTCATCATTGACCACTGGTGAGATAGTGTTGCCAGATGTCGTTGATTTAGAGTCAAACTTCTTGCGAATGTTCCTGACTACATAATTGTAGGCCCCTGCCAACGACCCTTGGCAACACTATCTCACCAGTGGTGAAAAGATGACCAATTGCCGCCAGATCAACAGACGGCCCGCGGCCTGAAGGTGCACCAATGCAGGATAAAAACCGTAAGTCTAGTAAAATGGTTTTCAgagtttaattttatatttaattataggAGCCTACTTGgatgcatgggcgtcaatccggggggcagggggacacgtccccttCACACTTTGGgatgggggacacaatatcataTGCCCCCTCCCCCACGTTTCGGCAAATACTTACGTCTACCTTAGGCCTATAGTAAAAATACAGGCAATATTCGGTATTATAGCTtgattttgaacattttcttGTGCTCCGCGCGCAAattcaaattcaccttcatttcaaatttaaatttacattCAAATTCACTATGAGGGTTACAATAGTATTAACAAGTTTTGTGTGAACAAACAGAACAATACTCGCATGTCCGCGTAAACTTGACCGGTGAAAAGCactttgtaagcgctctttagcaaagtcatagttcattgaatttacaaccgtatgacaaatcAGGCGAAAACAGGGGGGAGGAATAAtaacttttcgcacaagatttgcaatttaaagagaattggccattgggctattccagaaaatagattcacacccccctatagaggagttcggatttccagactttttgtcgagtcgtgattgttggaaatccagactttcaaagtgtccaaaggcgaaaaaatccagaagaaaaatagtccaaagtcagaaatcctgaatttaatagctcattttagacatttccgtgatttagttggatttccaagctttttcaagcgacattggcaactggaattccagtcgtttttataaagcagacttggaaatccagacatttctttgaataaaaagttactcctctacaagggatgtgcatttattttctggaatagcccattgcttattctaatgacgctagtatcatttaatgacataaaatttgaaaaaatattattaGGAACACTTGagtttttgacttttaaacctacattttggtcaaaaatgtgcttggataggtagttttcaacagatttaccacattcgccttgctataacattgaattgcgttatctgctgACCTAATGacaaaagtgttttagggggaagtgttagctttcgtttgataaaaaaaaccatttgaggtttcgacaaaaaccaatcacagaggcccattttccaggTATAAGCTCCACACTTCTTACGatgatatgcactcaaccgtatagcgtaatcaaagactgtgtggagacaattcactacttgcttgagagctcttgtaCTAAAATGTGTGCTCAAGTGTATCGAGCTGGAAAATGTCCATAGATggataagagaatcgtttttgtatagaaacctttccatataggGGCCTACGCCAGTGACAAAAAGGAAAAACCTTGAGGAAAAAGAGGGCTACCAGAAGATTGAGGAAAAAGACGGAAGTAGAAGGATTGAAGAAAGTAAAACAAGACGCAGATAAACATGACAAAGCCGACTAAATATTTAATCAGTAGGGATTAAGTGTTTCTAGTTCTTTCTTTGACAACCCCCCTCTCCCCGACAACCAAAGAAAAAAATGAACGGGAAATGAACCctgtatcaactttcacttcaaatagtatgaaacttTTCGTGTGCATATTTCCCAGCATAATCGGGCCGGAATAAAGCTTATACTGACCATTTGTTTCTTTGTGCACCCCCCAAGTTTTTGTAACTACAATTTtacacaatataggcctatataaatagtgtaaaaagtgtccaccaaatgccttcatttgacggttcattttgtaaaatattccgACTGAAGGGGGGaagcacatcccctcagacaccccccgcTTCCCGCAAGCGCTACGAGATACCCACTTTCTGCATATTTCACACACATTGTACGTGTCCTCCACCCCCCTTCAACTTCGGATTGACGCCCCTTGCTTGAaagaatgacaaccttcacaaactcAAATAGGGGCCCTATGACTAAAAATGAATAATTATCAAAGATTCTAAATCCCTTCAATTATCCCCTGCTGATGCCCTATTATAGCTATCAAcatggtgtgaaaagtgtgccaacagattCCATAATAGACCTACCATTATTAGGCCctacataacaattttctatcttttggcttgtctactgtggtttctcattggggtgggcttgtccagctgggagtgaaattggccaaagggaggtaattactagtaattggtcctggataaacatcctttttcatagagcaatatTTGTCTCTTTTTTTATCTTCTGACAGCCACTGTAGTGCTATATACTGCCAACCAATTTCATTTCAGCAACATAATAACAAAATACATGgcctttttatattatttttgaagaaagAGAAAAACAATAATTAGACACAGGTTAAAAATCAATGCAaaaaacacaaacacacacaccccaccccatcaACCCAAatcaaaaacacacaacaaaaaaAAGTATCAGTGTTCCATCTACAGGTCAAAATCAACCTTCCACTTTCCGAAATGTTTTCCCAACTTTCCTTTCTTTTTGGCAATAATTATTATACTCAATTTTCCTCTTCGATAGAAAAAATAATCTAAGAGCCCTGAAAGAAGGGATCACATTAGAGAATTTGGATTATCTATATATAATTTTAGCAAAGAAAAATATACGTAAGAAAATCATCATTGTGCACTCCAAACATAAGTCACTTTAATATCATCAGTGTGGTGTTTTAATAGAATTAATAAAATTCTGAAGTGCTTCCCAGACTGGTTTCACTTTTGGACATTCACAAAAAACATGAAGAAAGCTCTCTGAATTCTGATTACAAAATGAACACAGTGGAGAATCTTTTCTTCCTATCCTATTCTACAAAGAAACTCATTGAATGCAATGGCACGGTGAACAAATTCAAcaactcatactgcagttactgtccgttttcctatacacaatacacagtgctctcattgacgcgtgacctctacaaatgatgtatgttggaagaatggacacttgcctagttaacatcactgtgtgaaaaataaccagccaatatttaatttattctccaatgacttctagcaaatatatttctctaacatgacctaaaattacagctaggttagatgttcagaaatggtcgcacttttgtaaaatatgagtgagggcaaagcatagctagctcatagctagccagcTCCCcgcgtgttaattgaatggagatttgaccgaaaatattgagctataacggaccgctccgttctgaaagatgacacaaaaaaaacggtacaagctacatttaaattattctatgaaattctagaaaatatagttttgtaacatgtcctaaatttttagctaatttaggtgtttggagaggggcGTACTTTAGTGTTTTGGGCAGtaatatgtaaacgacaaataacaccaaaaatatgaagaaattatttccaaacagtgttaagtcaacaatcattatgttgctcattttcaagaatactggttaacaaaaagcaggtcattgtctcatttcgtgaacaaaggtccacataccattgtggccttccgtttcctttataatcggttacccaacagACTGACTGAATtatgaagctataataccagctttattgcgatatcgcacatccaaaaacagacacatgtgaacaaccagagaagatccgatttaatcagttgagctgtttcaatgagtgttatcttggtttaatagcttttaatggggtttaagtcctgcaaaggtcgagatgaattctactgtagacatgactgcatcatgttagtAAAATTAATGTTCGGAGTTGAGTCtacatttttgtctttttttatagAGGGCCTGCTAATGAAGACAGGCTGTGATTACCAGCTCTGTTCTGGCCTGCGGGCTGTATTTAGTCATCGCAACCGCAGCGATTCAGATTTGATGTGGTGAGTGCATTAAATCTCACTATTAGCTGATTCTTGAGGAGAATTTCTATGTCATGATGTTTTTATAATTGAACTTACATGTTTATAACCTCAACTAAGTTTTTTGTAACCTGTAACTGTCGCGATCAACTAAAACAGATAAGCTTTAAGGTTAAAGCTTAAACTTTTAAAGCCATATCTTAaggcatattataacatttctgtaaaaattagtatttattttccataaaatgttgaattttactgtcagatatgtccccttttaattttgagccgaacaagtgaggtaagcatagaaaattggaatttactactagcgcccatgtttgcatgttactcccgcgcagttgtaatacggtacgatcctcggggtgtgtgtgtatgtgtatcccgcacgccgtgtcgtacgtactgtgcatacgtgtttgactaatatttccatcgtaataataaaacgccggttccatcgttttataaatttattcaaaatctcggattttgacaaaaaccaCAGCACCTAAGTCtggatttttgcagagtatctttattgactaaagtacattacaatcatgtaaaaaccagaactaaaaaacaaatttgagggcattctcctcagcaaatgttataatatggctttaaaggcccattcagtgatttgctcatccggacgattgtaaaaactaaagaataaagcggtaatatttagctgctaccgccaacataagagagttcatgtttacacataatgttccaggcatgacaaattttacgcgtatgacgtacgcgtaaccttgcgttcccgtatacgctactgaactgtggattcatcacggattaacaacggttgactcctgtacaaaggtataggaagagttgttgaaaacaaCAAAcggataatctgattggctgataacGCATCAAAGTGCTGGTTGGTGCAGAGCAGCACTATAAGATAaaaagggaacacaaagctctaTCTGCGtttgtcgctcattaacaggcgGCTCACATCAAACAGAGCAATAGACTGCcatacttctctggaagctagtgtagtgAACACTTACAGAACAGTTACATGCATGCATACAATGTAACATGTACATTTTTGTAGCACTCTAGCCCTGGCTCCAGCACTCTGTTTATAATCCGTGCTCGTCAGTGAACTTTGAAAACATCCCCTTTTGCTTCTCATTTCAAAAATTACCCAAACCAAGTATTTTTCCATTGTGTAAAATGGACCCAAAGCAAgtattcagtttttgttttccTACCCCAAGCAAGTTTTTTTCTAACTTCTATACCCAAAACAAGTAGTTTGTTTTttaataccctaaacaagtattaatATTATGGTAATAGAGTTTTGTCTCTAATTTAAACGCTGCTTCCGACAACGTTGTTTATTCAGTAAAGAGATTCATTAgtaggattgttgagatcataaactAATACTTTTGCTAGCCAAATCCAAGGAAATACtactcacgaatctgagctttcgccatcttggctgatggcttgatcacagatgaactggtcaacatcacttccgggtaacgaggatgcgttGTTAGCAACCAAGTCTCGCAGGAAAAGCAGTGGAACgtaccagttcatctgtgatcaagccatcagctaagatggcgaaagctcagattcgtgagtaGTATTTCCTTGGATTAGCAATAGTATTAGTTTATTAACATTGTTTATtgtttgtaattttattttgcaGAAACATTGTACACCCAAATTGATGCATCGAATATGTATGTCAGAATTGGGCAATGGTAAAACAATTATGGACCAGTCTCTACTTTGTCTTCCTGCTGAAGCATCAGGATTATGTATGCAGAGATGTCTCATGAAACCAGACTTACACACCACCCTGGGCTTGACGATTGGCCAATGGATTGCAGTAAAACTGAATAGAAACACTCATTGCATTTGCTCCATGTGGCCATGTGGTGATCTACCTGATAGGTGCATTCAAATTGATCAATCTGTCACTATTCAGCAAAGAAGGTCACAAGACAGGGTTCCTTACAATATTGAAACTGATCATATAAATGTCAATTATTTAGAGAATATAGACAAAGTTAGAGTATTGGATAGTGTGAATGTGACCGTATTGTTTGATTCGGGAGAGATAGTGCAAGAAAAGAATAAAAGTATTCTAGAGAAATACATACACCAGCTGATAGTTGGAGTAGGTGTGGTCAAAGGCTGCAAAGTGACATGGCCTAGACGTAACAGGACAAATGGCTTCCCAAAGATATCTAGCATTTTGATAGAAGACGTGAGCGTCAAAGATGGGTCAACTACAAAACAAAGTGATAATACTGAATTGAAA encodes the following:
- the LOC140158206 gene encoding mitogen-activated protein kinase kinase kinase 12-like produces the protein MGASIGKLEAGNIDLHEIIGEGRFGSVRRVSFKKPYKGYKGAAGKTVVYGLGKKEVETMRQLKHPNIVDFLGICETVGCNLILMEYAPNGSLHDYLHDPSKPLSHELQRKWAYESALAIEYLHVQNFLHKDIKPQNCLLFQDNLLKLSDFGLSREIEESQTTSSQKGLTFRYMAPEIHVGNKHGRAIFSEAADVWAYGMVLLEICTRKPPFEHLEWHRVAFEVGSGNTEPSIPEGCHKELSYIMQQCWNSDPKERPTMSFIVMGMELF